Part of the Aythya fuligula isolate bAytFul2 chromosome 11, bAytFul2.pri, whole genome shotgun sequence genome, GAAGTTCCCATCTTTCCCATTTAAGCCCAGCACAGTCAAGATGAAGAGCAAGGCCTAGCTGTTCAGGCGATCGTAACAAGCACAGAACTACCAAATTAGGCCAAGACCTTCCTGGAAAATATGTTTCAAGTTAAAAACAAGGGCTGTGGACGCTCTTCATTGCTTGCTGGTGTCACACGGGGTTTCAGCGTGTGACGATGACAGCTTCAAACACGAAGATTGACTGTGGCACCAGATGGTAGCCAAAAATTGTTCCGTTTCTTCGCAGTGTCAAGCGAAGCTGGCAGAGCCCACCCTGGGGGAGCTAGCAAACTTTTCTAAGTCTGCTGCCTTAACGAGGCGATGCCTCCTCAGTTTTGGTGGAAAAGCTTCTCTAAAAGGCTCTGTCAGGCTTAGGGTCGCCCTGACGTGATCTTCAGTGTTTCCTACAGGCCTTTCACCCGCTGACCCCATCCGGCTATGGCTCCCCAAGGCTCGCTGCTGCTTGTAGAAGCTGTGTCCTTGGAGGCTCAGTTCTGGAGGGGTGGCACCAAATAACATGTTCACACAGCCCTGGCCATGTTTCCCCATTCCTTCACCACAAAATTGCCACTGGGGAAACATTTGGTGCTCGGGTATAGGAGGCTAACCCCTGCTTGAGGCTTTGGCTTCACGTCCAGGTGGGTTATAAGGACCCTCCTTGAGGCATCaccaagagctgctgcagcaaggtgGCAATGTTACGGGTGTGCAGaagctccctgcagctctgtgtgccCATCAGATGTTCCCCAGCACGTTCTTGCACTGGAAATCCAAGCACCGAGCTTGCTGGCCCTCCACCATGCTCCTCCTAGGGCGAGGGgagcctcctgctgcttccccagcgAGCCATCAGCCCCGCGCTGAACCCGGGAGGTGAGCAGGTCGAAGTATTTAAAAACCTGTTTTTGTTTAGTCTTGAGGATAtagatgtattttctttaatgataaAAATCGTGGAGTTGACAGCGGGACAGATTTCGAGCAGCGTGTCGGATTGCCAAGCCTGGCTGAACTGGGCTCTGAACGTGGGGAGCATCTCTCCCTGTAACAGGGCAAGAAAATGCAGCCACGGTCTGTTTTTTTAGTTAGTAAGGTAGTGAGGAAAATTTAACCAGGTTATGAATGCCAATGACCAGTGAATAACTTGTGTCTGAGTTGAAAACCCACTCTTTAAggcttacattaaaaaaaaaatcttaccctgctgcagggggacTAGCTGTTTAGCCAAGCTATATAAGCTCAACATTTGAGGGactttttttggcctttttgtgtgttttatggTCTTTTACTGCATCCTTCTCCTTGGCTACAGCACAGCTGAAGAGGGTGGAGGTCTGGGAGATATGAATCAGCCTCTCCTTGGATGAAGCAGACACGGTTTTGGGGAGACCCCTGGGCTCCTCACCGTCTCTCCAAGCAGCCatttccatatatattttttttccactattgtATAGCTCATTAATTATTATCTGTCACGCATGTTTTTGGACAGTGAATGATTCTCGTGGTATTCCAAAGATACCGCTGGGAATTGTGCTGTCAGCACTCCAAGAACAATGAGGAAAGCCAAAAATAACTGTTTGCTTTCGGTAATGACAGCACACAGCTCTCccctggggccgggggggtTCGCACGGGTCCCGCGGGGGCCCGGGGCTGGGTGCATCAAAGGGAAGCAGGGGTTAGGGATCAGCGTGCACCTGGCATTTCACCCAGGCAGGCTCtgcttaatgaaaatatatatatatatataaaaaaaaacagctttcagatgGTTGCTTGGTGTTCCGGATGGTTCAGATGTTTGCTCTGCCCCCGCGTCCCTCTGTTCCCACCCTGGGTTTAACCCTCCTCGTCTTCTCCTCCAGTTCCTGGGCTACCTCCGGGCCTGCGACCGGCTGCTGAAGCAGGGCTACGAGGAAGGGCAGGTGGAGGAGGCCATGGAAATGTTCCAGTACTCGGAGAAAAAGGTCAGAGCGGTGCGGTGCCCAGCCTTTTGTCCCACCTGTCTGCCTCCTGTGCAGCCTCCTGCCGGGTCGGGGCCCGGTGCTCGGCCAGCAGTGAGCCCACACACCCTGCAGCCCGGGCTCAAGCCCCCAGGATGATGTTGCATGGCCATAAGGGCTCGCAGAGGATTGTCTTCCTTCTTGTTCTCTCCCTGATGTGCGAGTATGATGCTTGCACAGCCCCGGTGTGAATCCCATCCCCAGGCACACCACCATCCgtgctccctgcctcctggcTGCCCATCGGcgtgtcccaggtgcaggaccacGCGTCCCCTGCTCTGTTCTCCACCAGCAATCCCATTTTGGCTACTGGCAGTTAAGGATGGAAGGACCTGCATGGTGCACAGAGCCTGGTGGAGGAAATCCCTGAGCCACCTTGGTGCTCTCGGACGTGATACCGGCTGTCACAGCATGTGGCATCACCCTGCTTGCCTCCGACGAGGGGTTCAGCACCAGGATGGTGCCTGATCCTTGGATCTGGGAGGTTGAGGCTTGCTGAGGACAGGGCCCGGGTGAGGTGTTGCAGAGAGGcccaggctgagcaggagggaagcagaagaaatgaattGCAGGCTGCTTTCCTCGGTCTGCTGCGGTAGTTCTGCAACGCAAACACGCGGCTGGAATTCATATTAAACTTTATAAGGAATAAGTGAGGTTAGAGGCCGACTTCATTAActgtttcctattttttaaagttGCCTAAAGAAAGACTTTGTAAAACTAGCACTTGGCCTGCTCCCTTGATCTGCTCTGGCAGCGGGAGCTGCGGTGCCCTTCAGCAGTAACACAGCCCTGAGGGATCATCCAGCCCTGCCCGCTGAAATGGTGCACTGAAGGCATCCTGACGATAAAAtctcccctttctcttcctcccccttccaGGCAGCCGAATTCCTGCACTTGTTAGCTCAGTTCAACGACATGGGCTTCCAGCAGAACGAAATCAAAGAAGTCCTCCTGCTCTGCGGCAACCAGAGAGACAAGGCGCTGGAAGAGCTCATGATGAAGAGGCAGTGAAGGTGCCCAGCACCGACGGGCAGCTCCGTCCAGGACACCCAGCACTCATCCTGCTGCTCCATCCCCTCCtgggcagcaagcagcagctcaccAGCGTGGGTTCTCATCTCATCCGGGGACATCCATCACGCGCCAGTTTGTCATTGCGCCGAGGCTTCGCGTCGGCAGTGTTTATCTCCTCACCCACACACATCCACCCTCGAACAACGCTGCTGTTTAGAttagggggggggggtgagatCCAAGCTGCCTTTCCTTTAGGCTGTGTGAAAGCAGAAAGCCAGCCTTCTCCCTGCACCTGGGGAACGCGCAGCTCCTGCGGCTCGTTTCGGCAGCGCCGTGTTTACAAATAGAGCCACGCGCGGTGATATAAATCATCAGGAGAGGGTGTTTTCATAAAAGCCGAGTGCTTTCGCAGAAACACCGCTTCTTCCTTTCTTGGGAAGATTCTCAGCTGACTTCATGACGTTTGGGTGTTGTAATTGAAACCTAGCCGGATCGACTTGCTGTCTCCTTCTGAACAAGAAACTTGAGAAAAACGCACGGCTCGGTGAAGGGTTTGGAAGGGAAACAGGCTGCCGCTGTTCTAGGTAACTGAGACACTGCTTTTACCCAGCACAATGAAAAACGGCTTGTGCAAGGCTTCATGCTCAGGAAACTTCATGAAATCGGAGCAGGGAGATGAAGgactggctcagctctgcctttcATTAGGCAAATTCAGGGGATGCTTCCCTAAATTGCGGAGACAGTGGCTCAAAATTAGGTTAAGTACAAACATTGGGATCAGGAAAATCTGGATGCCTGGGGGAGTTTTTGTGTGTAACTAAGTACAGAGACTGGGAGCTTCAGCTCACCATCGTACAGGATGTGTCTCGTGATTTGGCAGTGTAATGATGGGTAGTGTTTTCATATAAAAGAACATTATTTCCCCGTGAATTAGATACAGATGCAATTTCTTTGAGTAAAGGTGCTTGGAGGGGTTCTTATAAAAAAGTATCGGTGTCTTTTCCTATGAAAATGCCAACTGGCACAACGTATGAGGGACAATTCTTATTAATTAGCTGCAAAGTATTTACCACTTTCCCATTGTGTCTTTCCAAGCAATCTCCTTGCCCAgtgcattaaaatgcattaatcaaattaaaacaatgtgTCCCTGCTCCACTCTTCTTTGGGTAGCTCTCAAAACAACGCACGCAGGTGTAGCCCTCCACGAATGCCTCCATCCTTGCCCAGTGGCAGAGCGAAGAGGACACTTTGCATCCAGATTTTGGGGGAACTGACCTGTCTGTACCCAAGGATGGGCGTTTAATGCCTGCAACATCGTGAATGTAAGTGAAAAGCAAAGTGAGGCACCTCCTTGTGTGGCCCCAGGAGATGTTCTGCAAGGAAAAGGATGAGGAAATTGGTTGATGGAGCATGGGGTGGtaatcccatcccatcccatcccatcccatcccatcccatcccatcccatcccatcccatcccatcccatcccatcccatcccatcccaccccatccatCCGTGGAGGCTGGCTGCGTCTTGCCTTCCTTGCAGCAGGTGGGAGCTCCCATCCATTTTTCCTGCAGGAGCCTTTGCTCGGGTTACACAAGCTTCTCTTTTCGATACGGCCCTTATAAGGCAAGTCCATTCTACAGACAGCTTTTCCTTACGTTCCTCCCTGCCAAGATGATGTCACCTTCAGCAGAAACTTGCAAAAGGTTAAGCTGTGATTAGATAGATCGCCTCGGCTCCGGCTGCAAGCTTTGGCGGAGCAAACCCCATTAAGATTCGGAGGGGCAGATAACGGCGCTGCGCTCGTGCCAGCACCGCGTAACATCGAGTGCTAAATTCTGGAGCAGCAAAGCAGATCTGCAGCATCGTGCCCACTCACTGTGCAAAGGCAGAACAGCCTCTCACGCTggctcatgattttttttcccccctgcttGCAGAGGTACAAACAGCATCTTTTTTCTGCCTCTAAAAATTGCCTCGTGTTACGCTCTGTACCGCGGTCTGGGTGGACGGATGCAAGCAAGTTACTCATCTCTTGGGAACGTCCATGCCCCGCTCCCCGGTGCCAGCCAAGGCTTGCCTTTTCCATCAGGTGCTCCACttaaaaaagatctttttccctttgcaaacCTGTGAACTGTTGGGAAAACAGTGCCCGAAGGTGGGGGAGAAGTTGCACGGCTCGGTTGTTCCGGAGCTGGAAGGAATGGGAGAGGCTGCCAAGTTAAACTATCATGGGTTAGTCACAGAAGCTGCCATAAATATTTGAGtaacagaaatgattttaactttattttaatggagGCTTTAAGCCCGCTCTTCAGCTTAACGTGGTTTAAAGCAGCGTGCTCCCGTGCGCTGCTTCCAGTTGGGAGAAGACAGCACAAAATGTTAATTGGCCTCGtctgggaagggagcagggatTTGACTCGATGGGATTTATGCTTGCAGCGTGCTCAGCTCTTCCGAATTCCTCCTGGGGTAACACAGGAggttacagaaaacaaacccgaggggaaggagggggaaggcAGCCTTGTCGTGGGGAGCCAGCGCAGGGCAGCTGATGCTGATGGGTGCTGATGGCAAGCTTgggttttcttgtttattttggtgttgtttttttctcaaatgcagTCTGTTTCGAAAATGCTGAGAACTTGGCGAGGGCCAGCAGTGTGAGCAGTGGAGTCATCCCAGTTGGTGTGCCCTGACCCccaggggaggggagcaggggcaccCTGGTGCACGGGAGCCCAGATGGGTGATATTTGGGGTCTGCTGCCAGCTTAATTCCCTGTCCCTATCCCACCCGAgggacagcagcacaaagcatttGCCAAGGGAGGCGAGGGCAGCCCTTCTCTGAACATCCCCAGAGCAAAGCCACGAGCTGGCAGGGGTCTGACAGCCTCCAGCATTTTGGGATTGTGGCTGACCGGGATGGCTCAGCTGGTTACGGAGCTCTGCCAGCTGAGGACACCTGGGCACctgtcctctccttccctttttcacACCCTCTGTGTCTCCGAGGTTTGTTATGTCCTAAAAAGCCCCCTCTGGCTTAAAAAAGAGGACAGCTAGCCCCTGTCTCTGCGTTGTGTCTCCCTGGAGGAGTCAGCAGCTTGCTGGTGCCCTCGAGGACAGGAGGGATGCTTCCCAGAGAGGCACCCATTCACCCCAGAGCACGGCCTGTCCCCGTGCAGGTTTTTGGAGAGAAACCCCAATTCTGAGGtctctcccctccatccccctgTGCCCCTTTGTCCCCCTATCCTGGGTGCAGCCGGTGCCTCCCCGGGGAGCTCGGGGCTGCCTGGGAACcgtgctcctgccagcagctctgagcGGAGCCGCAGCTGAGAAAGCATTTGGTGTGTGGTCGGATAGCaaaggggacaggagggagcGCTGACGTGGGTCCCCCCTTCGGAGGTATTTCcctttctgaagggaaaaaggaaaaaaaaaaaaaagccacgaGAGAAGAGTAATGAAAACCACAGGGCTTTTTACAGCTTTCCCTTTAATTCCAGGATGTGAAGACTGATTTCCCAGcggagcagagagcaggagggaCGCTGCGCACCTTCAGAGCGGGGCCAAAATCGGTCAACCTAACATCTGCACCTCTCCAGATCCCATCCTCTGCAGGAGCCACAGGGCTCTGCACGCCGTTGGCTCACATTTGGTGGGACTTGGTGCACGGCTGCTGTGACACCCCGTGGCCCCTTCCCCTCTGGCAGGGCCAGCGTCACCTCCAGGTCCAACGCGCCACCTCCGTGGACCCGGGCACAGCTCcgcagaggaggagaggagcccagGGGAGCGGCCAGGCGCGAGGGGAGCACCCCGAGGTGGGCCGGGGCCGCCTACGTGGCGACGTCGTGGTTGCGCCGCGGCAGGCGCAGGAGGAAGGTCTGCAGGGAGCCGCTGCGGGGGAAACCCGCCCGCTCCTTCTTGAACCTCCAGGTCTCCTCTTCCACCGAGTAGAGGAGCGTCAGCATCTTGTTGACCGTGTAGACCGTGTCGCCCTTGATGAGGGCTGTGAAGAGGGCTCCTTTGCTGTTCAGGAACTGCCCGGGCAGAGCCGTCCACTGCCGCGAGGTCAGGTTGAAGCAGTCGATGACGCAGCGCAAGAAGTCGTCCGAGGGGCCGTTGCGCATGACGTAGAGGTTGTCGCGGTGGGCCACCATGCAGTGCCCGTAGCTCTGCTGCCGCTTCAGCTCGGTGACGGGGAGCCAGGCGTCCTGCTGGCTCTCGTACTCGTAGATGACGGTGGTGTCCAGCGGCTTCCACAGGCAGACGAAGATCTGCCCCAGGGCTTGGGCGCAGGGCGCGGCCGAACTGGGCTGCGGCAGGTCGGAGACGAAGGTCCAGGTGTTGGAGGACACCTCGTAGCGCTCCACGGACTTGAGCGAGATCTTCTCGTACTCGCCGCCGATGGCGTAGAGGCAGCCCTCGTGGCCCACCAGCCGCACGTCGTAGCGCAGCTGGTGCGGGCTGGGGAACTCGCTCCAGGCGTTGGTGTCGGCGTCGTAGCAGAAGCTGCTCTCCACCACCTGCTTGCTGGCCCCGTAGACGCCCCCCACGATGTAGATCTTGTTGTCCATGGTGGCCATGCCGGCTAGGAACGTGCTGGCGCTCAGCGGCAGGCACGAGAGGGTCCTCCACGTGTTGGCCTCCTCGTCCAGGTAGCAGATGGTCCTGGAGAGGTCCTCCAGGAACTCGAAGGTGGGAGTGTGGGCTCCCACGGCCACgaaggagctgggcaggagggctTCCACGTAGGCCAGCAGGTCGGCGGAGAGGCAGTCCAGGTAGTCCTCCAGCTCGGCGTAGCTGTCCCTGATGTAGAGCGCGGCGCGGTGGAAGAGGTCCAGGAGGCCGAAGATGGCCGCGGCCTGGTAGAGCAGGATGCAGTTGTCGGAGTTGATGGTGTTGATCAGGTACTTGGCCAAGGGCTTGGCCTGCAGGAAGGCGGCGCATTCGACCGCCTGGAAGGTCTCCTCGCCCCCCAGCACCGGCCGCTCGCCCGCCAGCACCCGCAGCATGGCGAGGAAGCCGGCGGCGCTCAGCTCCCCCAGCACGATCTCCTCCTGCTTGCTCTCCTTCATGCCCGAGCGGAACAGGGCACGGAAATACTCGCTGCTCTCCACCAGCACGGCCTTCTCCACCGAGAACAGCTGCCCCTCCACACGGATACGCACGCTGGCCGGTGCCCGAGCGCCGTCCTCCTCCGGGGTCATCCTCGCCCGGCTCTCGGGGGGCAAGGGGACAGCCCCCGATGCTCCTCCTCGCCGTGCCCGGAGGCCTCCTCCACCCTTGGGCGTCTTTGCCGTGCTGCCGCCGCTCGCTTGTAATATAAATCCCCTCGGCTAAAGATAGCCCGGCTCGTGATCGGCCCCGCGGGCAGCCAGCGGCCCCTTTCCAAGGCATCCGCCGCGCTCGCCGCCCACCCTAAAGGCAGGGGGGTCTCCGGCGGGGGCTGCGGGTCACGGTGGGGCTGCTGGCGATTTGGGGCATCCTCCCCGTGAGACCCCCAAGGGGCCGCTTCCCACCGCAGGCGCCGGGCATCACAGGGAGGGCTCCACGTGGTTGTCGTCCAGCTGGGCCGCGCTGCCGGGAAGAGCAGGGCTCTGTACTATTTTTTCCCTCGCAAACATCAGTTTTATGGTCACGGGGGGGTAAGGGACGTCAGCAAGACTCGGTGCCTTCCAGCCCGGCCGTGGGAAAGGGGCTCTGCGTGGCCAAGGGCAGGGAGAGATGTTTACGGGGGAGCTTCCCTTTGCGAACGGGCTCTGGGTCTCCCTTAGGTAGGAGACACTTGAGCAACAGGGGCAAAATTCATCCCTGGCACACGAGCAATGAAAACGTGTGCTTTGTTTGGGGACCCCGTGGAAATAGAAATGAAGTGCACAACTGCCCGAAAATGAGAGCCCCCTGGGGTTCGCCCCGCAGCACCCAGatgcagcagagcctggaggggctgcaggtggagaCGAAGCCACCTgtgagtaaagaaaaaaaaaaaaaaaaaaaaagaagaaaagtgtcGTTTGTGGCATGTTGCTCATCTGCGTGCTGTTCACAGCTTTTTCTGGTTAGAAATCCCGTTACGCATCCGCTGCAGGGTGCAGAGGAGGGCAGGcaccacctgcagcccctgatTACTTCAGAGCCATAATTTAAGGCaagcagcctgccctgccccgaggcattttgtctctttctctttattctgGCTGGTTTGGGTGTCCCAGCATGGAGCAGTGGGGTGCCAGGGGGTGGCAGTGCTGTGGCCCTACTGGGTTCCCCCCAAAGCCCCCACACGGGCAGAGGACAAAGTTCCACAGCACCCTGACAGCAGGCTGCTTTATGGCAACCTCTGCCAGAAGATTgaatggtttaaaaaagaataaaaataatttggctCTGATGCCTTGAAGCACACTCCACCTGTGCCCAAAGGCGATTTGGGGCAGGGGGGTTGCTGCCATCCCACCAAAATCAGTCCCTGGAGGGGCTCTGCTTCCCACAGGGGACTGACCCTGTCCGTTTGTCCATCCATCCAGGACAGCAGCGATGCTTGCAGGGGCTTCCACGGTCACAAACTATTTTGGGAAGGTTTAAAAATATCCTCCGTGCGCTACCGGGCAATCATCCCAGCGGCGCAGAGCCCCGCACGGCCACAgcagcccccgcgccccccagGGCGACCCCAGCCCCTCCACGACCCCCCTggggggccgcatcctgcccgGGCGGTGCCGGGCGCTGAGCCCCATCCCAAATGGCTGCGATTGCCATGACAACGCTGACttcagctccctcctcctcctcctcctcgctttTGGAGCCCGTTGGGCTGATGGCTCGGCGCGGTCAACAGCGGCGGTGAGTCCTCCCCTTGGGATCGCGTATTTTTGGGTggaaaaaggagattttttttttccccccgctGAGCCTGCCAGCGGCAGGCAGTGCCCGTGCCCGAATGCTTCTTGCAGGGAAGGAGCCGGGGAGGACGGCGGCCGTGCTGGCACCGCGCTCCCGTGTGCTGCGTCTGCCCGCGGGAGGTGCAATGAGTGTGCCGGCCTcagcctgggtgctgcagcgctcggggggggggggagccaggctctgctttgGGCTTGTAGGGTCCCAGCgaggtgctggggaaggggacgTGCAAAAGTGGCCACCGGGAGCTGAGCTGGGGGTCCCCATGGAGGTGATGCCGGCGATGGTTCCCTCGCCAAGCGCCGCTGGGCACCAGtgggcaccctgctgctgctgggggtctGCGGGGCTGCCCTCCCCGGGGCGTTGCACCAAGGGGACAGTCCTTGGGGCGGCTGGGGACGCGTGtccagcccggccccggcgcggcAGCTTGCCTTACAAGGAGTTTGGCTGGGGCGCGAGCGGTGGGAGCAGCACTCGCCTCCGCCTGCCTCATTCATTGGGAGTGCGGGCGGCGCAGGGGccgctgctcccccagccccgccgtgGCCTCCACGCACCCGGCGAGCCTCGGAGGCACAGGTGGGAGgctgctttcctctctttctccgCGGGTAGAGGGTGGAAAAGGGGGTCCCTGTCTTGATTTTTGGCCCCAGGGGCTGCGGCTGGAGGCGAGCGCATCCCCTCGCCGGGTGGCGAGAGCGGCTGCGTCCCTGCTGCCCGGCGGGGAGGTGGCTGAGGGTCCCCACGTCCCCCCCTGCTCTCTCCCGCAGGACCCAGGATGTCCTCGATGTTCGGCAAGCCCCGGGCTGGAGCCGAGCGGCCGCCCCAGAGCCCCCTCGCCGAGTGCAACGTGGCCATCCTGGGGTGCCGAGGGGCCGGCAAGTCAGGTGAGAGCGGGCACCGACGCGCCCCCCGGGCTGCCCAACGCTGCCCTTGGCTTTTcggcacccttgggtgcccaCCCAGCTtcagctcccagcaccctgctctccCGGCTCCTGCCCCAttgcagcatccctgccccGATGCTGTGCACCAGCCCcgagaattttttatttttatttttattttcctcatgtttGGGAGAGGAAGAAGTTTCTCAGCAATCTTCCCGGAGCGGGTCAAAGCCTTTTGGGTCAGGCCCACGGCCGTGGCTGGGTTCGTTTGCTTTGCATGCAATgcctgtgggtttttttttaggGTTATTTGTGGACGTTTAGGgtagcagcagcatctctgcttgTGCAGATCGGGGCCAGCAGGCGGGGGCTGAGCGGGTCCTGCTGGGGAGGGCTGCGTGGGTCCCCAAGCATCGGAGCCCAGAAACCCTCCCCGTGCCCCACCAGTGGTGCGAAAACCTCCCAAAACAACCCAGAAtggctttattatttattatccaCAAGGCTCTTGTGGGAAAGGCGGGCAGAATTTGGGGAAAAGAGGTAAATTTTGGCTGGGAAGGGGGGGTGACAGAGTGGGGGCACCATGGGGGCACACGGGGCGCTGCTTCGAGGGGTGACCGTGCTGTCCTCAcccagcccttcccctcccgcAGCCCTGACGGTGAAGTTTCTGACCAAGAGGTTCATCAGCGAGTATGATCCCAACCTGGGTAAGGCACCATCTCTGGGattctctcccctccctgtttttttccctgcatgtcCCCGATGTGCTCCAGCAGAGCACCCTTCCCACGTTTCCCACGAATATGGCatttaaggagaaaagaaaaaaaaataaagacctgaaaagcaaaagaagggCTGGATTTGACCCAAACCAGCCTGTAAAAACAGCGGTGAAAGCGGTGCTCGCCCCTTGGGCACATCCCACAGGGAAAATCAGCTCCTTGCATCTCCGTGCCAGAGGCAAAACCCAAttttggggggggtttgggggtaCCCGTGCCTCCTGCTCACTCTTTGGGGTGTTTTGCAGGAGAAGGGGATGTGTAGGAGCCGGCTTC contains:
- the KBTBD13 gene encoding kelch repeat and BTB domain-containing protein 13, which produces MTPEEDGARAPASVRIRVEGQLFSVEKAVLVESSEYFRALFRSGMKESKQEEIVLGELSAAGFLAMLRVLAGERPVLGGEETFQAVECAAFLQAKPLAKYLINTINSDNCILLYQAAAIFGLLDLFHRAALYIRDSYAELEDYLDCLSADLLAYVEALLPSSFVAVGAHTPTFEFLEDLSRTICYLDEEANTWRTLSCLPLSASTFLAGMATMDNKIYIVGGVYGASKQVVESSFCYDADTNAWSEFPSPHQLRYDVRLVGHEGCLYAIGGEYEKISLKSVERYEVSSNTWTFVSDLPQPSSAAPCAQALGQIFVCLWKPLDTTVIYEYESQQDAWLPVTELKRQQSYGHCMVAHRDNLYVMRNGPSDDFLRCVIDCFNLTSRQWTALPGQFLNSKGALFTALIKGDTVYTVNKMLTLLYSVEEETWRFKKERAGFPRSGSLQTFLLRLPRRNHDVAT